One window of Pyrus communis chromosome 12, drPyrComm1.1, whole genome shotgun sequence genomic DNA carries:
- the LOC137710790 gene encoding flavonoid 3'-monooxygenase CYP75B137-like, whose protein sequence is MASGSHSSYLYSLWSQSRPSSTDQTLLTFISAIFLVFLYHWLVKKSNNPNPPLPPGPRALPLLGNLLSLDPELHSYFAGLAQSYGPIFKLRLGNTIGVVVTTPSLAREILKDHDITFANRDVPSAGRAASYGGSDIVWTPYGPEWRMLRKVCVQKMLSNTTLDSVYALRRKQLRRTVGYFYDRIGSPVNVGEQMFLNVMNVITNMLWGGTVQGDEKAGLAAEYREVVSEMTVLLGKPNVSDFYPGLARFDLQGVVKKMGWLARRFDGIFEKIIDQRLRIDKEGEEGNKDFLTFLLKLKEEGGDSKTPFTMTHLKALLMDMVVGGTDTSSNTIEFAMAEIMNKLEVMEKVQQELEDVVGKHNIVEEFHIGKLPYLQAVMKETLRLHPALPLLVPHCPSETCIVGEYTIPKRSRIFINVWAIHRDPSIWENPLEFNPERFLDSKWDYSGKDFNYFPFGSGRRICAGIAMAERMVMHSLATLLHSFDWKLPEGEKLDLSEKFGIVLKKKIPLIAIPTPRLSDPTLYE, encoded by the exons ATGGCTTCCGGTTCCCATTCTAGCTACCTGTACTCCCTCTGGTCTCAATCCCGCCCATCAAGTACTGACCAAACTTTGCTGACCTTCATCTCCGCCATTTTCCTCGTCTTTCTGTACCACTGGCTGGTCAAAAAATCTAACAACCCGAACCCGCCGCTGCCACCCGGCCCACGGGCCCTGCCCTTGCTCGGGAACCTCCTCTCCCTCGACCCAGAACTCCACTCCTACTTCGCGGGCCTGGCCCAATCATACGGCCCCATCTTCAAGCTCCGCCTCGGCAACACCATCGGCGTTGTAGTCACCACCCCTTCCTTAGCTCGCGAGATTCTCAAGGACCATGATATCACCTTCGCCAACCGCGACGTCCCCTCCGCGGGTCGGGCCGCGTCGTACGGGGGATCCGACATCGTGTGGACCCCATACGGACCGGAGTGGCGGATGCTGAGGAAAGTTTGCGTGCAAAAAATGCTCAGCAACACCACTCTTGACTCTGTGTACGCGCTCCGGCGGAAACAGCTCCGACGGACCGTCGGGTACTTCTACGATCGGATCGGATCGCCGGTCAACGTGGGGGAGCAGATGTTCCTGAACGTGATGAATGTTATTACAAACATGCTGTGGGGCGGGACCGTGCAGGGAGACGAGAAGGCGGGGCTCGCGGCGGAGTATCGGGAAGTGGTGTCGGAGATGACGGTGCTTTTGGGGAAGCCGAATGTTTCGGACTTTTATCCGGGTTTGGCCAGGTTTGATTTGCAAGGGGTGGTGAAGAAGATGGGCTGGTTGGCCCGGAGGTTTGATGGGATATTTGAGAAGATAATAGATCAACGGCTGAGGATTGACAAGGAAGGGGAGGAGGGGAATAAGGATTTTTTGACGTTTTTGTTGAAGTTGAAGGAGGAAGGAGGAGATTCCAAGACGCCCTTCACCATGACTCATCTCAAAGCCTTGCTCATG GATATGGTGGTGGGTGGGACTGACACTTCCTCCAACACAATTGAGTTTGCAATGGCTGAAATCATGAACAAACTAGAGGTGATGGAAAAAGTCCAGCAAGAGTTAGAAGACGTAGTTGGCAAGCACAACATTGTAGAAGAATTCCACATCGGCAAATTGCCATACTTACAAGCTGTGATGAAAGAAACTCTGCGCTTGCACCCAGCCTTGCCTCTGTTAGTCCCTCATTGCCCAAGTGAAACATGCATTGTGGGAGAGTATACCATTCCAAAACGATCTCGGATTTTCATCAATGTTTGGGCCATACACAGAGACCCTTCGATTTGGGAAAACCCATTGGAGTTCAATCCAGAGCGGTTCTTGGATAGCAAATGGGACTATAGTGGGAAAGACTTCAACTATTTTCCATTTGGATCAGGCAGAAGAATATGTGCTGGAATTGCAATGGCTGAGAGGATGGTGATGCATTCACTTGCTACACTTTTGCATTCTTTTGATTGGAAATTGCCAGAGGGAGAGAAGTTGGATCTTTCGGAGAAGTTTGGGATtgtgttgaagaagaagataccTTTGATTGCCATCCCAACTCCAAGGTTATCAGATCCAACACTTTATGAGTAG